CACTCCGACCTCGAGATGGCCGTGATAGTCGGCGGGAAGAAGCCCGTGGACGAGCGCTTCCTGTACAAGGACATCGCCGTGTCCGCGGAGTTCCACACGGACGAGGAGATCCGCCAAGGGCTGGAGAAACCTCGGGCATGGTTCGTTGTGATGGCCAACGACTACACGATGCCGCACATCCTGTACGATCCCGAGAACCTGTACGGGGAATACAAGGCTCTGGTCACGAACGCGGACGATGGTTATTGGCGGGCCGTGGCGGCACACGCGCTCGTCCTCGCGTACGAGCAGCTCTCCAAGGTGAGGAACATGAGCATCGTCGCGGACGAGGCGAAGCTCAGGATGCCCTGCATCTGGTTCGCCAAGGTATTGGCCTGGTACGTCGCCGCCGTGAACAGGAAGTCCTTCACGACAACTTGGGACCTCTACGACTCGCACAACGCCTTCCTGGACCTGCCCGCCAAGTTCGCCGAGGCCTTCCCGAAGCTCTGCGGTCTCGTCCCCGCTGACGCGAAGGAGCTCGCCCCGCTCGCGGAGGAACTGTGGGAGAGTGTGCAGGGCCACGCGAAGAGCAGGGACATCAAGATGACCATGCACGAGACTCTGGAGGACGCTGTCGCGAGCTGGTGAATCGCATGGCGGGTGACATTCTCTCCGAGCTTCGCAGAGACCTTCTCGACGAGACCGGGCGGCTCGAATACACGCGAAAGGCGTTCGGGATGTTGCCCAAGATGAACAGGCCCGACATCCTTGACATCGGCTGCGGCAACGGGGAACCGACACTCGAGCTCGCCAAGCTGAGCAATGGGACTGTGACGGGGATAGATATCGATCAGGCCTCCCTAGACGAGCTGGACAGAAAGGCGAGGGAACTCGATTCCTCGGACAGGGTCAGAACGATGAACATGTCCCTCCGGGACATCGACTTCCCCGACAGGAGCTTCGACATCATCTGGGCGGAGGGTTCCATTTTCGTGATAGGCTTCGAGGAGGGCCTGAGGGAATGGAGGAGGCTCATCAGGCCTAAGGGGTTCCTGGTCGTTCACGAGATGTGCTGGTTGGGGTCGGACCCACCAGACGAGATCAGGGTTTACTGGGAGAGGATGTATCCTGGGATCTGCAGGGTCAAGGAGGACGTGGACGCGGTTCCTGGATGCGGCTATCACCTCGTCGGGCACTTCCCCCTGCCGGATGATGCTTGGTGGCACTTGTACTACAAGCCGCTGGAAGAGCGCATCCGAGCCTTCAGGCGCAAGTACGGAGATGACCGGAGGTCCCTGGCCGTTCTGGACAAGCAGCAGAGCGAGGTCGACCTCTACCGAAAGCACAGTAAATGGTACGGCTCCGCCTTCTTCGTCATGCAGAAGTAGGACATCATGAAAGGTCTACCTTCAAATACGTGGATGCGCATTCGATTGACCCACGAGGGATTGAGATGCCCGTAAGGAAGGAACTGGAGATTAGA
This DNA window, taken from Candidatus Thermoplasmatota archaeon, encodes the following:
- a CDS encoding methyltransferase domain-containing protein; this translates as MAGDILSELRRDLLDETGRLEYTRKAFGMLPKMNRPDILDIGCGNGEPTLELAKLSNGTVTGIDIDQASLDELDRKARELDSSDRVRTMNMSLRDIDFPDRSFDIIWAEGSIFVIGFEEGLREWRRLIRPKGFLVVHEMCWLGSDPPDEIRVYWERMYPGICRVKEDVDAVPGCGYHLVGHFPLPDDAWWHLYYKPLEERIRAFRRKYGDDRRSLAVLDKQQSEVDLYRKHSKWYGSAFFVMQK